One Paenibacillus sp. FSL W8-0186 genomic window carries:
- a CDS encoding GNAT family protein, whose amino-acid sequence MYRCGGHIPVIESERLRLRRMEQSDAERMFLFWSDPEVVKYMNVPPFASVEDTLEMIQLLNGLSESEDTLRWGIELKEEGQLIGSCGFNVWELSGAYRGEIGYDLGREYWGFGYMSEAMRMMLSYGYQTIGLNRIEALVDPRNAASKRLLQAFDFTEEGLLRQYQKTEEGFVDLLMFSLLRQEYYSGGKAW is encoded by the coding sequence ATGTACAGATGCGGGGGGCATATCCCTGTCATTGAAAGCGAAAGGCTTCGCCTGAGAAGGATGGAGCAGTCGGATGCGGAGCGGATGTTCCTATTCTGGAGCGATCCTGAGGTCGTTAAATACATGAACGTTCCGCCATTTGCTTCGGTGGAGGATACTCTGGAAATGATTCAACTGCTTAACGGGCTGTCGGAAAGCGAGGACACCTTGCGCTGGGGAATCGAACTGAAGGAGGAAGGACAGTTGATTGGCAGCTGCGGTTTTAACGTTTGGGAGCTGTCAGGGGCTTACCGCGGTGAAATCGGATATGATCTCGGCCGCGAATATTGGGGATTTGGCTACATGTCCGAAGCGATGCGGATGATGCTGTCATACGGCTATCAGACGATAGGCCTGAATAGGATCGAAGCGCTGGTGGATCCGCGCAATGCCGCTTCCAAAAGACTGCTGCAAGCCTTTGATTTCACTGAGGAAGGTCTGCTGCGGCAGTACCAGAAAACGGAGGAAGGGTTCGTGGATCTATTGATGTTCTCGCTGCTTAGGCAGGAATACTATTCAGGAGGGAAAGCATGGTGA
- a CDS encoding ECF transporter S component: protein MDIVLMAMLAAANAVMTVYLSPVNQALNSIGGPVLTSTITGLYMIYGLLAYYIIRKPGTAVITYSIGAVVQSFMGTAYGIVSCFAAAACYMVIAELIFAIFKYRNWGWPVMLLAGGAMVPIWFFVAAQMYGYTKWGMNILLIALVVRTLSGVVLCGLLTKLLGDALARSGLLRRFAVASKG from the coding sequence ATGGATATCGTGCTCATGGCGATGCTGGCAGCTGCAAATGCGGTCATGACGGTATATTTGTCTCCCGTCAATCAGGCGCTGAATAGTATTGGAGGACCGGTGCTGACCTCCACAATAACCGGGCTATATATGATTTACGGGCTTCTTGCTTATTATATTATTCGTAAACCGGGAACCGCGGTCATTACATACAGCATCGGTGCGGTTGTTCAATCCTTCATGGGAACCGCCTACGGGATTGTTTCATGTTTTGCAGCTGCGGCCTGCTACATGGTTATTGCGGAGTTGATTTTCGCGATTTTCAAATACCGCAATTGGGGCTGGCCGGTGATGCTGCTGGCGGGGGGAGCGATGGTGCCGATTTGGTTTTTTGTCGCCGCGCAAATGTACGGATACACGAAGTGGGGAATGAATATTCTGCTGATCGCCCTCGTTGTCCGCACGCTTAGCGGCGTAGTGCTGTGCGGCTTGCTCACTAAGCTGTTGGGAGACGCCTTGGCTCGAAGCGGGTTGCTCCGGCGCTTTGCTGTTGCCAGCAAGGGCTGA
- a CDS encoding energy-coupling factor transporter transmembrane component T — MVKQHNRDSKFPLQRLDPLSKLVALFCLAILAMSIDRPLPQAVMLLLVLAAALAGAGMNAARLGRRALFIAGFGLPLFILTSISAAEGQAYFSLGPIPVTEGGVLYGAAITLRMMVLFLSSLIYIESTDPKDFIVIMAQRLKLPYRFLFGVSMALTFLPLLEAEAKISGAARRIRGGRAPAGLSERMQMWRSHLFSIFAGAIRRVQQTAGAMDGKGFGAYGNRTYLREVEMGVSGYVVSTASVAALLILMLV, encoded by the coding sequence ATGGTGAAGCAGCATAACAGGGACAGCAAATTCCCGCTGCAGCGGCTCGATCCGCTTAGCAAGCTGGTCGCCCTGTTCTGCCTGGCGATTCTGGCGATGAGCATCGATCGGCCGCTTCCGCAGGCTGTAATGCTGCTGCTCGTACTGGCGGCGGCTTTAGCTGGAGCGGGCATGAATGCTGCGCGGCTTGGGCGGCGGGCCCTATTTATCGCCGGCTTCGGACTGCCGCTGTTTATACTAACCTCGATATCTGCGGCGGAAGGACAAGCCTATTTCAGTCTGGGGCCGATTCCGGTTACGGAAGGCGGGGTGCTGTATGGGGCGGCGATTACGCTGCGCATGATGGTTTTATTCCTCTCGTCGCTTATTTATATTGAATCCACCGACCCCAAGGATTTTATCGTCATTATGGCCCAGCGTCTAAAGCTGCCTTACCGCTTCCTGTTTGGCGTGTCGATGGCGCTTACGTTCCTGCCCCTGCTGGAGGCTGAGGCTAAAATTTCCGGGGCTGCACGCCGGATTCGCGGCGGACGTGCCCCTGCCGGTTTGTCGGAACGTATGCAAATGTGGCGCAGCCATTTGTTCTCGATCTTTGCCGGGGCGATTCGCCGTGTGCAGCAGACCGCCGGGGCAATGGATGGCAAGGGTTTTGGGGCCTATGGAAACCGCACGTATCTTCGTGAGGTGGAGATGGGGGTAAGCGGCTATGTCGTTTCCACAGCCAGCGTTGCAGCCCTGTTGATTCTGATGCTTGTTTAA